One part of the Bacillus sp. FJAT-27916 genome encodes these proteins:
- a CDS encoding sugar-binding transcriptional regulator, whose amino-acid sequence MDKNDKVIEAAKLYYLLDCTQNEIAKKLGVSRPTVSRMLQTAKREGIVQIKICEKADRVTDLEAELEQKYGLKKAVVASIGQYEDHIIKTTIGLKAAEYLDSIVQDDDIIGVTWGTTIYHVAVELKKKQVNNVQIVQLKGGISLSETNTYVSEILYLFGKAFNASPHYLPLPAIVDNVVVKEAIMADRHIKRVIDMGKKANIALFTCGQIKPESLLFNLGYFSDEDANMLYSSAVGDISSRFYDKDGHICSKSLNERTLGIGLDELKEKDYSILVAGGSRKIDSIHAALKGGYANVLVTDQYTARFLLDK is encoded by the coding sequence ATGGATAAAAACGATAAAGTCATTGAAGCAGCAAAATTATATTACCTGCTCGACTGCACACAAAATGAAATCGCCAAAAAACTAGGAGTCTCAAGGCCGACCGTCTCACGCATGCTTCAAACAGCCAAAAGAGAAGGCATCGTGCAAATAAAAATTTGCGAAAAAGCCGATCGTGTCACAGACCTCGAAGCAGAGCTCGAACAAAAATACGGCCTGAAAAAAGCTGTCGTCGCCTCCATCGGACAATATGAAGACCATATCATCAAAACGACAATTGGCTTAAAAGCAGCCGAATATCTTGATTCCATCGTTCAGGACGATGACATCATCGGAGTCACATGGGGAACGACCATCTACCATGTCGCAGTCGAGCTGAAGAAAAAACAAGTGAATAATGTTCAAATCGTCCAGCTGAAGGGGGGCATCAGCCTATCTGAAACTAACACCTATGTCTCAGAAATCCTGTACCTATTCGGCAAAGCCTTCAACGCCTCCCCGCATTACCTACCGCTGCCGGCCATTGTTGACAACGTCGTCGTCAAAGAAGCCATCATGGCCGACCGCCACATCAAGCGGGTCATCGATATGGGCAAAAAGGCAAATATCGCCTTATTCACATGTGGACAAATCAAACCCGAATCCCTGCTCTTCAACCTCGGATACTTCTCCGATGAGGATGCCAACATGCTCTACTCAAGCGCTGTAGGAGACATCTCCTCCCGCTTCTACGATAAAGACGGGCATATTTGCAGCAAAAGCCTCAACGAACGCACACTCGGAATTGGGCTCGATGAACTGAAGGAAAAAGACTACTCAATCTTGGTCGCCGGCGGCTCCCGCAAAATCGACTCTATCCACGCAGCCCTCAAAGGCGGATATGCAAACGTGCTTGTCACCGATCAATACACAGCTAGATTTCTATTAGATAAATGA
- a CDS encoding pyrimidine-nucleoside phosphorylase — MRMVDVIEKKRNGHELDQKELQFVIEGFTDGSIPDYQMSAFAMAVYFQGMTQEERVILTQLMVESGDQIDLSAIEGVKVDKHSTGGVGDTTTLVLAPLVAALDVPVAKMSGRGLGHTGGTIDKLEAVPGFHVEISNQEFIDLVNKNKIAVIGQSGNLTPADKKLYALRDVTATVDSIPLIASSIMSKKIAAGADAIVLDVKTGDGAFMKNLDDAKELAKAMVDIGNGVGRNTKAIISDMSQPLGFAVGNALEIKEAIDTLSGNGPADLNELCLTLGSHMVVLAGKADTLEEARQKLEEVMKNGRALEVFKTFLASQGGDASVVDEPSKLPQAKYLIEVPAKEAGFVAKIAAEEIGVAAMLLGAGRATKESEIDLAVGVVLNKKVGDEVAKGESLVTIHANRENVENVMSMIYEAYEISGEKTEAPTLIYTEIH, encoded by the coding sequence ATGAGAATGGTTGATGTTATTGAGAAGAAGCGTAATGGGCATGAATTGGATCAGAAAGAGCTTCAATTTGTGATTGAAGGATTTACGGATGGAAGTATTCCGGATTATCAAATGTCAGCCTTTGCGATGGCTGTTTATTTTCAAGGGATGACACAGGAGGAGCGCGTGATTTTGACGCAATTGATGGTTGAGTCAGGCGATCAGATTGATTTGTCCGCGATTGAAGGAGTTAAGGTGGACAAGCATAGTACTGGCGGTGTTGGCGATACGACGACACTTGTTCTTGCTCCGCTTGTGGCGGCGCTTGATGTACCGGTTGCGAAGATGTCCGGCCGCGGGCTTGGTCATACAGGCGGTACGATTGATAAGCTTGAGGCTGTTCCAGGTTTCCACGTGGAGATTTCGAATCAAGAGTTCATTGATTTGGTGAATAAGAATAAAATTGCCGTGATTGGCCAAAGTGGTAATTTAACACCAGCAGATAAGAAGCTGTATGCGCTGCGTGATGTGACAGCTACAGTGGATTCCATTCCGTTGATTGCGAGCTCGATTATGAGTAAGAAGATTGCCGCTGGGGCAGATGCGATTGTCCTTGATGTGAAAACAGGGGACGGGGCATTCATGAAGAACTTGGATGATGCGAAGGAATTGGCTAAAGCAATGGTTGATATCGGTAATGGTGTTGGCCGTAATACGAAAGCGATTATTTCAGATATGAGCCAGCCGCTTGGATTTGCTGTCGGGAATGCACTCGAGATCAAGGAAGCGATTGATACCCTTTCTGGTAATGGACCGGCTGATTTGAATGAGCTTTGCTTAACGCTTGGAAGCCATATGGTTGTCCTTGCAGGAAAGGCGGACACGCTTGAAGAAGCTCGTCAAAAGCTGGAGGAAGTCATGAAGAATGGCCGTGCGCTTGAAGTATTCAAGACATTCCTTGCTTCACAAGGTGGGGATGCGAGTGTTGTAGACGAGCCATCCAAATTGCCTCAAGCGAAATACCTAATTGAGGTGCCGGCGAAGGAAGCAGGGTTTGTAGCCAAAATTGCTGCTGAGGAAATCGGCGTAGCAGCTATGCTTCTTGGAGCGGGCAGAGCAACGAAGGAATCAGAGATTGATTTGGCCGTTGGAGTTGTCCTCAATAAGAAGGTTGGAGATGAGGTAGCCAAGGGTGAGTCCCTCGTGACCATTCATGCGAACCGGGAGAATGTTGAGAACGTCATGAGCATGATTTATGAAGCTTATGAAATCAGCGGAGAGAAAACAGAAGCTCCGACATTGATTTATACAGAAATTCACTAA
- the deoC gene encoding deoxyribose-phosphate aldolase produces MAEKLTSLIDHTLLKADAREEQVLKIVEEAKEYKFASVCVNPTWVKKCAELLADTPEVKVCTVIGFPLGANTPEVKAFETKNAIENGADEVDMVINIGAMKDGRYNEVEADIKAVVEAAKGKALVKVIIETCLLTKEEIEKACQLAVSAGTDFVKTSTGFSTGGATVEDIALMRKTVGPEIGVKASGGVRSLEDAQAMVKAGATRIGASSGVSIAKGETASSDY; encoded by the coding sequence ATGGCTGAAAAGTTAACAAGTTTAATTGACCACACCCTTTTAAAGGCTGATGCGAGAGAAGAACAAGTGTTGAAGATTGTTGAGGAAGCAAAGGAGTACAAGTTTGCCTCTGTTTGCGTTAATCCAACATGGGTGAAGAAATGTGCCGAATTATTGGCTGATACACCAGAAGTGAAAGTTTGTACGGTTATTGGCTTCCCTCTTGGGGCAAACACACCCGAAGTGAAGGCATTTGAAACGAAGAATGCGATTGAAAATGGCGCGGATGAGGTTGATATGGTTATCAATATCGGTGCTATGAAGGATGGCCGTTACAACGAGGTTGAGGCGGACATTAAGGCAGTCGTTGAAGCAGCGAAGGGTAAAGCACTCGTGAAGGTCATTATCGAGACATGCCTATTAACAAAAGAAGAAATCGAGAAAGCATGCCAATTGGCTGTATCAGCTGGTACAGATTTCGTGAAGACATCCACTGGGTTCTCAACAGGAGGAGCGACAGTTGAAGATATCGCTCTTATGAGAAAAACAGTTGGACCGGAAATCGGCGTGAAAGCATCTGGGGGCGTTCGCAGTCTTGAAGATGCACAAGCAATGGTGAAAGCAGGAGCAACGCGAATCGGGGCAAGCTCCGGTGTATCCATTGCTAAAGGGGAAACAGCAAGTTCTGATTATTAA